From a region of the Calliphora vicina chromosome 4, idCalVici1.1, whole genome shotgun sequence genome:
- the LOC135957621 gene encoding uncharacterized protein LOC135957621, which translates to MPLKRLNLIVILMVLNIFNIFVQNTEAYQALLPPGEDGKCSYRGDKLEVGKHSGSAPCQSLICQEDGSTLVEGCGKLWIQDCNRGERVAAGKPYPECCKLIYKCKNRDGSSYYIERDASEYQLKTENST; encoded by the exons atgccgCTAAAACGTTTAAACTTAATTGTAATCTTaatggttttaaatattttcaatatttttgtgcaaaatacAGAGGCTTATCAGGCTTTATTGCCACCAG GCGAAGATGGCAAGTGCTCGTATCGTGGCGATAAACTGGAAGTGGGCAAACATTCTGGCTCAGCACCCTGTCAGAGTCTGATATGTCAGGAGGATGGCTCGACGTTGGTAGAGGG CTGCGGCAAACTTTGGATACAAGACTGTAATCGTGGGGAACGTGTGGCCGCCGGTAAGCCCTATCCAGAGTGCTGTAAACTgatatataaatgtaaaaaccggGATGGCTCCTCCTATTACATAGAAAGAGATGCTTCGGAATATCAATTGAAAACGGAAAATTCtacgtag
- the LOC135957829 gene encoding uncharacterized protein CG1552 isoform X1, translated as MLKYLIVLMISLGCCWGFGQFHMKKYTPRMDSSEEDNSVLRTYRRCLWEQSKSLPRRLVLLSLCTNLFCENNQIIPRSRSIFVVEKMARPNDCLDILPDQCKQGDEEELMYKPYPDCCPVYCNLKRRMNRLKNMHYRHRMLLNMQRQQAAGATNLLLNEYGLDSI; from the exons atgttaaaatatttaatagtgTTAATGATATCGTTGGGATGTTGCTGGGGTTTTGGCCAGTTTCATATGAAAAAGTATACACCACGCATGGATTCCAGTGAGGAGGATAATAGTGTTTTAA GAACTTATCGCCGCTGTTTGTGGGAGCAATCAAAGTCTTTGCCCAGGCGTTTGGTGCTGTTGAGTTTGTgcacaaatttattttgtgaaaacaaTCAAATCATACCACGTTCCAGGTCTATTTTTGTAGTGGAAAAAATGGCTAGACCCAATGA CTGCTTGGATATTTTGCCGGATCAGTGCAAACAGGGCGATGAGGAGGAATTGATGTACAAACCATATCCGGATTGCTGCCCGGTGTATTGTAATCTGAAGCGTCGCATGAATCGCTTGAAAAACATGCACTATCGCCATCGCATGCTGCTTAATATGCAGCGTCAACAGGCAGCCGGAGCCACCAATTTGCTGCTTAATGAATATGGTTTGGATAGTATTTAA
- the LOC135957829 gene encoding uncharacterized protein CG1552 isoform X2: MLKYLIVLMISLGCCWGFGQFHMKKYTPRMDSSEEDNSVLRTYRRCLWEQSKSLPRRLVLLSLCTNLFCENNQIIPRSSCLDILPDQCKQGDEEELMYKPYPDCCPVYCNLKRRMNRLKNMHYRHRMLLNMQRQQAAGATNLLLNEYGLDSI; encoded by the exons atgttaaaatatttaatagtgTTAATGATATCGTTGGGATGTTGCTGGGGTTTTGGCCAGTTTCATATGAAAAAGTATACACCACGCATGGATTCCAGTGAGGAGGATAATAGTGTTTTAA GAACTTATCGCCGCTGTTTGTGGGAGCAATCAAAGTCTTTGCCCAGGCGTTTGGTGCTGTTGAGTTTGTgcacaaatttattttgtgaaaacaaTCAAATCATACCACGTTCCAG CTGCTTGGATATTTTGCCGGATCAGTGCAAACAGGGCGATGAGGAGGAATTGATGTACAAACCATATCCGGATTGCTGCCCGGTGTATTGTAATCTGAAGCGTCGCATGAATCGCTTGAAAAACATGCACTATCGCCATCGCATGCTGCTTAATATGCAGCGTCAACAGGCAGCCGGAGCCACCAATTTGCTGCTTAATGAATATGGTTTGGATAGTATTTAA